Below is a genomic region from Vibrio nitrifigilis.
ATCGACGATGGTTTGGAAACCTAAATTTGAAGTTAGGAAAAAGACCACGTTTTGACAGTCGATTTTACGGCCTTCACCATCATTCAATTCACCTTTATCAAACGCTTGATAGAAGATATTGAGTACTTCTGGGTGTGCTTTTTCAACTTCATCGAGCAGAACCACTGAATATGGCATTTTGCGGATTGCTTCCGTCAACACACCACCTTCACCGTAACCGACATAACCTGGAGGTGAACCAATTAGGCGTGAAACTGTGTGCTTTTCTTGGTACTCAGACATGTTGATAGTCGTCAGGAACTGTTGACCACCATACAATTGCTCAGCAAGTTGCACCACGGTCTCTGTTTTACCAACACCACTAGGACCAACCAGTAAGAATGCACCTTTTGGACGACCAGGGCGGCGTAAGTCAGCGCGTGCGGTAAGTAAATGACGGTGAACGCGTTCAATCGCAGGGTCTTGCCCTTTAATCGCTTTACCCAAAATTTCAGTTAAGTGAGTGATTTTATGCAGTTCGTCGGTGTTCATTTGATCAACGGGTACGCCGGTCCAATCAGCAATAACTTCTGCCACTTGATCGGTATCCACCTGCGGGTACATCAAACGTTCCCCATGAGGAATGCTGTTAAGCTGTTGATATTTATTTTTAAGCTCGGCGGTTAACTCCTCAATCGCTTCTTGTTCAGGCTCTTCTGCTTGCTTTGCTTCCATCAACTCAGCACGCAATTCGACGATACCTTCAACCAAAGAGCGTTGCTCATTCCAAGCATTAGTTAAGGCTTCTTTCTCTTCCTCATCTTGAGCTTCTTGTGCATGAAGAACATCCAATCGAGCTTGATCAACATCCTGACCAAGGTAAGCCGCTCGTTCAAGCATATCGATTTCTAGCTGACGTTGATGACATTCCGTTTCAAGGAGTGAAATACGCGTCGGCGGTGTGGTCATATTAATCGCAATTCGAGCACATGCTGTATCAAGAACATCAATCGCTTTATCGGGCAGTTGACGGCCAGAAATATAGCGTGCTGATAATTCAGCTGCGGCTTTAAGCGCATCATCTGTGATTAAAACGTTATGAGCTTTTTCATACACACCGTTCAGGCCACGTAAGATATCAACGGCTTGAGTGATACTTGGCTCTTCCAACTTAACAAGTTGGAAGCGACGAGTTAACGCTGGATCTTTTTCAAAGTACTTTTTGTATTCTTTCCAAGTCGTAGCTGCGATGGTACTTAGTTCACCACGTGCCAACGCCGGTTTGAGAAGGTTGGCCGCGTCACTTCCCCCTTCTTGATTACCAGAACCAATCAGAGTATGAGCTTCATCAATAAACAGAATGATGGGGTTCGGTGCGTGCTTAATTGCATCTATCACACCTTTAAGACGTTTTTCGAATTCACCTTTCACTGAAGCACCGGCTTGCAGCAGGCCTAAATCCAATGAATAAAGGTCGATTTTTTTAAGTTGTGTCGGTACGTTACCCGCGACAACACGAAGAGCTAACCCTTCGATCATCGCACTTTTACCTACACCTGCATCACCAACAACGATTGGGTTGTTTTTGCGACGACGACACAGGATATCGATCATCAGGTTCAGTTCATTTTCACGGCAAAGTACTGGGTCTAATTCACCGTTCCGAGCTTGCTCTGTTACGTTAGTACAGTATTTATTTAATGGTGAAGAATCACTATTTAACACTGATGATTGTGCTGATGATTTACCTGATTTTTCGACATTTGTTTCAGATGAATCAGCAAGAATCGTTACAAAATGTTTTTTTAAATTTTCACGATTGATACTGTCAAACTGCTTGATCAATTTCAAAGGTAAGTAGCGATCAGCACGTGTAATTGCAGCCAAAAATACCGCACCGGAACGTAGTTCCGTTTGTTCAAGTTCAGTGGTAGACAGTAACCATGCCTCTTGTAACACTTCGACCAATAATGGTGAAAAAGCAGGGTAAGTATCCAATGCTTGTTCACGAGCATAACTTGATGCTAAGGCCTGTTTTACGGCATCTACTTCAATGTTTGCTTGTTTTAGGATTAAGCGAACATCCGATAGTGGGTTATCGATAAGAACATCTAAATAATGCTCTAGTGTTACCTCTGGATGCTGACGCTCGATACAGAGGGACGCTGCTTGCTCTAAAGCCAGTTTACTTTGAGCATTCAACTTTGAAATCAGTGTGGGTAATTCAATACGGATCACGACGAACACCTAGCCTTTTATTTTATAGTTAAAGTATTTGATTTAATTGATTAATGACGTCACTTGTTTTTTCATGTAGGACATAGGTATAGCCAAGAAATACCCCAACCCACAGAATGAAAAAACCAACAAATACCGACCAAACTGGCATTTGAGCACTTAATTTATATTTTGATTGAACAACATGGTCTGTGGCACTTGCCAACGATGGCACCGTTTTTTCATCTATACTTGATAGCAAATCGTGCAATCGCGTGATCACTCGTTCACGTTCAACGTGACCACCATCCATCACACGGTACTTACCCTCAAAGCCTAAGACTAAGCAGTGATAAATGAATTCTAATAGTGGTTGATAACGCTTAGGTTCGTCTTCCAAACGACCTAAAATAGTAAACACTTTTTCACCGCCCCACGTTTCATTATGGAAACGGGAAAGCATAGAGTGTTCAGCCCAAACACTGGATGCTCCCCATTCAGTTCCCATCACCGCCTCATCTAAAAATGCACATAGAATATAGCGATAAGCCATGAGAACAGCATGTTCAAAACCTTGCTCAGATAACTCAATTTCAATAGCTTTAATTTCTTCGATCGTTTGGTGATAAATCTCTTCAATATTGTCGCAATCAGACAGAGAGCGAACACGTAGAGATAACCCGAATAACGGGGTCGCCGCATCAATCAGTACGTTCGGGTTATCCCCGCGTAGTTGGAACCAGTAGTCCTGGTCATAGTTGATTTGTTCGACGTCATCAAACAATAACTCACTGTATTGTTGTTCTTTTTTATTTAACGCCATGATTAACTCCTAATAGCCCAGAACTGCAGGTCTAGATCATCAAACGCTGCTGCAACGTGGAATGCAAAACCACTAGAATTTTTCAGCATATCCCAAGCAGGGCTAGTCTTATCCAATTGGTAGTATGTATAACCAGCGTGATATGGTAACTGGCGAGGTGCTACAGGTAGAGAAACAAGTGGAACACCTGGCAATTGCAATGAGATGAGTTCGCGAATTTTCTCAACAGATGACACTTTAGTTTGTTGAGTAAAGAGTCGGCGAAGTTCATCAAGCGGCATACGTGCTTTAACAGCAATAATAAATTCAGCACTGTCCATCAATTGTGGATCGTGTACTGGCGCAACCATCAATCCGTATTTACGTTTATCTAGCTGAATTGAAACTGCACGAGGTTCAAGTACCACACTTAGACTCTGACGTAAGTTACGAATCAGAGGGCCGAATGACAGTCCCGGCATATCGTGGTTATAACTTGGTAAACTCGGTGGCATACGGCTTTCGCTTGTAAACGTTGAGAGCTCTCCACACACAGTCGAAAGGCATTCAAATAAACGTTCAGGATGAAGACTACGTAATTCTGCCAAATGTTGCATTTGCGGCTGTAAGCGGTTTAATGCTTGTAGCAACATAAAATCGGATACATCAGCAACACCACCTTGTGATGGGGCCGCGATACGTTGAGCGATATTTTTAGCTCTCTCACGCATCAAGCCAGACATTTCATTAATGAAACGGTGCAAACCCGATAGTCCAACCACATTGTAGTGACAGGGAATAAATTCTTGGTCGAGAACGACACTACCGTCTGGACGCTTTTCAGAAATACGAGCAATAGCGATGGATGCGTAGGCACTACGATCTTCTTTTTCCAGCATCAACTGCATTCTTACAGGAGACACATCGATAGTTGTCGTATCACCTTGTGCACTGTGAACATCGCGAACTTCCATGCGACGGCTCACATAACGACCCGTCCCTTTTTCTTCTGGCCAGTTCACTTCCATCAACGACTCACTGCGCAATGGAACCGCAAGGTAAATAAGCTGGTTTGCCAATGAAGCATCTTCAATTTCTAGTGCATCAGGCATCGCATCTTCTTGAGGAATACGAAATGCGGTGCCATCGGGCATAATTCCAACGGCTCGTTCAATAGCGATACGTCCAAAAGAAAGGTATTCTGGGTTTAGTGACAGCTCAGAAACACCATAAAGATAACGACTAGCCGCGCTAATGCGTTCATCAATGTAATATTCCGTGTAGCGCTGTTGCTGCTGGAAATGCTGAGGTTTAATAAACAACCCTTCATTCCAGATAACTCGGTTACGTGCAAACATGGCCTATCACTCCACCCGATCTAATTTGACG
It encodes:
- the tssH gene encoding type VI secretion system ATPase TssH — protein: MIRIELPTLISKLNAQSKLALEQAASLCIERQHPEVTLEHYLDVLIDNPLSDVRLILKQANIEVDAVKQALASSYAREQALDTYPAFSPLLVEVLQEAWLLSTTELEQTELRSGAVFLAAITRADRYLPLKLIKQFDSINRENLKKHFVTILADSSETNVEKSGKSSAQSSVLNSDSSPLNKYCTNVTEQARNGELDPVLCRENELNLMIDILCRRRKNNPIVVGDAGVGKSAMIEGLALRVVAGNVPTQLKKIDLYSLDLGLLQAGASVKGEFEKRLKGVIDAIKHAPNPIILFIDEAHTLIGSGNQEGGSDAANLLKPALARGELSTIAATTWKEYKKYFEKDPALTRRFQLVKLEEPSITQAVDILRGLNGVYEKAHNVLITDDALKAAAELSARYISGRQLPDKAIDVLDTACARIAINMTTPPTRISLLETECHQRQLEIDMLERAAYLGQDVDQARLDVLHAQEAQDEEEKEALTNAWNEQRSLVEGIVELRAELMEAKQAEEPEQEAIEELTAELKNKYQQLNSIPHGERLMYPQVDTDQVAEVIADWTGVPVDQMNTDELHKITHLTEILGKAIKGQDPAIERVHRHLLTARADLRRPGRPKGAFLLVGPSGVGKTETVVQLAEQLYGGQQFLTTINMSEYQEKHTVSRLIGSPPGYVGYGEGGVLTEAIRKMPYSVVLLDEVEKAHPEVLNIFYQAFDKGELNDGEGRKIDCQNVVFFLTSNLGFQTIVDYSDNLAELDDALYPELAAFFKPALLARMEVIPYMPLNKEVLGDIVKGKLARLENLLAERYSAEVVVEESLIDEILSRATRSENGARMLEAIIDGQLLPPVSLALLNKLASKEPVIRISLSAQDGEFIGEVE
- the icmH gene encoding type IVB secretion system protein IcmH/DotU — encoded protein: MALNKKEQQYSELLFDDVEQINYDQDYWFQLRGDNPNVLIDAATPLFGLSLRVRSLSDCDNIEEIYHQTIEEIKAIEIELSEQGFEHAVLMAYRYILCAFLDEAVMGTEWGASSVWAEHSMLSRFHNETWGGEKVFTILGRLEDEPKRYQPLLEFIYHCLVLGFEGKYRVMDGGHVERERVITRLHDLLSSIDEKTVPSLASATDHVVQSKYKLSAQMPVWSVFVGFFILWVGVFLGYTYVLHEKTSDVINQLNQIL
- the tssK gene encoding type VI secretion system baseplate subunit TssK: MFARNRVIWNEGLFIKPQHFQQQQRYTEYYIDERISAASRYLYGVSELSLNPEYLSFGRIAIERAVGIMPDGTAFRIPQEDAMPDALEIEDASLANQLIYLAVPLRSESLMEVNWPEEKGTGRYVSRRMEVRDVHSAQGDTTTIDVSPVRMQLMLEKEDRSAYASIAIARISEKRPDGSVVLDQEFIPCHYNVVGLSGLHRFINEMSGLMRERAKNIAQRIAAPSQGGVADVSDFMLLQALNRLQPQMQHLAELRSLHPERLFECLSTVCGELSTFTSESRMPPSLPSYNHDMPGLSFGPLIRNLRQSLSVVLEPRAVSIQLDKRKYGLMVAPVHDPQLMDSAEFIIAVKARMPLDELRRLFTQQTKVSSVEKIRELISLQLPGVPLVSLPVAPRQLPYHAGYTYYQLDKTSPAWDMLKNSSGFAFHVAAAFDDLDLQFWAIRS